One Natronomonas moolapensis 8.8.11 genomic region harbors:
- a CDS encoding H/ACA ribonucleoprotein complex subunit GAR1, with amino-acid sequence MRRVGEVVRTAQGLAILRCSDETHPDIGTDVVDSELDDVGRVVDVFGPVERPYLAVSPSDGVALPTLLGEKLYAR; translated from the coding sequence ATGAGACGCGTCGGCGAGGTCGTCCGGACCGCCCAGGGGCTCGCGATCCTCCGGTGCTCGGACGAGACGCACCCAGACATCGGGACCGACGTCGTCGACTCGGAACTCGACGATGTCGGCCGGGTCGTCGACGTGTTCGGGCCGGTCGAGCGTCCGTATTTGGCCGTTTCGCCGTCCGACGGCGTCGCGCTGCCGACGCTGCTCGGGGAGAAGCTCTACGCACGATAG
- a CDS encoding presenilin family intramembrane aspartyl protease PSH — translation MKRAAVAAVATLSLFVLVQLGALALVQPFMDAGYQTVEDPSDPTNSLLYLGAILVATVVMLAAMRFGVDRLLQGLILFAAVFLSFYVFTVVIPPVVTVAGGNVPAVVAALALGVGLVAYPEWYVIDAAGVVMGAGAAGLFGISFGLLPAIVLLVVLAVYDAISVYGTEHMLTLASGVMDLSLPVVLVVPLTASYSFLEDSGPETLDDGDSDDGEGNDDGDGDSDDGEGNDDGDGDSDDGDGDSDDPDAPDAEDPLDRDAFFIGLGDAVIPTILVASAAFFRPGGAPLFDVPGLAVTLPALGAMVGTLAGLLVLLWMVLKGRAHAGLPLLNGGAIAGYLLGAVLAGVALVEAVGVAPYV, via the coding sequence ATGAAGCGGGCCGCCGTCGCCGCCGTCGCCACGCTCTCGCTCTTCGTGCTCGTCCAACTCGGTGCACTCGCGTTGGTCCAGCCGTTCATGGACGCCGGCTACCAGACCGTCGAGGACCCCTCCGATCCGACAAACAGCCTGCTGTACCTCGGTGCCATCCTCGTCGCTACGGTCGTGATGCTCGCGGCGATGCGCTTCGGCGTCGACCGGCTGCTACAGGGGCTCATCCTCTTTGCGGCGGTGTTTCTCTCGTTTTACGTGTTCACCGTCGTGATCCCGCCGGTGGTCACTGTCGCCGGGGGCAACGTCCCGGCGGTCGTCGCCGCGCTCGCGCTCGGTGTCGGGCTCGTGGCCTACCCCGAGTGGTACGTTATCGACGCCGCCGGAGTCGTGATGGGGGCCGGCGCAGCCGGGCTGTTCGGGATCAGCTTCGGGCTCCTGCCCGCGATCGTCCTGCTCGTCGTGCTCGCGGTGTACGATGCGATCTCCGTGTACGGCACCGAACACATGCTCACGCTCGCTTCGGGCGTGATGGACCTCAGTCTGCCCGTCGTGCTCGTGGTTCCGTTGACAGCGTCGTATTCGTTTCTGGAGGACAGCGGCCCGGAGACGCTCGACGACGGGGACAGCGACGACGGCGAGGGGAACGACGACGGCGACGGGGACAGCGACGACGGCGAGGGGAACGACGACGGCGACGGGGACAGCGACGACGGCGACGGGGACAGCGACGATCCGGACGCTCCGGACGCCGAGGACCCCCTCGACCGGGACGCCTTCTTTATTGGTCTCGGCGACGCAGTCATCCCGACGATCCTCGTCGCCTCGGCCGCGTTCTTCAGGCCCGGGGGCGCGCCGCTTTTCGACGTCCCCGGCCTCGCGGTCACCCTCCCCGCGCTCGGCGCGATGGTCGGGACGCTCGCCGGGCTACTTGTCCTGTTGTGGATGGTGCTGAAGGGCCGCGCCCACGCCGGGTTGCCGCTGCTCAACGGCGGCGCGATCGCGGGATACCTCCTCGGGGCGGTGCTCGCGGGCGTCGCGCTGGTCGAGGCGGTCGGGGTCGCGCCTTATGTATAA
- a CDS encoding ornithine cyclodeaminase family protein: MTDVLFLRSDELSGLATPADYVSAVRDGYRSHANDGAARPRSKLVSADPPGMCTGYFAILPEVGAMGGYTYAAGFGDRDAHFVLPLFDAESGELLALLDGASMNPFKTGATGAVGVDELAREDARTCAVIGSGAQARGQLKAAATVRDFEAVRVFSPTADHRRAFASEFDDRLSADVRAVESAAAAADAADVVLTATTATDPVVRDVDLDEGVHVTAMGQYDRGKRELDAATVAGATYVPDLRERAFQDAGSFLAAREAGAVDDDHVHAELGEVVAGHSPGRTSADEVTVFDSGGTGIETVAAAWMLYERATAEGLGETIEFAPASEALTGE, encoded by the coding sequence ATGACGGACGTCCTGTTCCTGCGAAGCGACGAACTCTCCGGGCTGGCGACGCCAGCCGATTACGTCTCGGCGGTCAGAGACGGGTACAGGAGCCACGCCAACGACGGCGCGGCCCGGCCCCGGAGCAAACTCGTCTCGGCGGATCCGCCGGGAATGTGTACCGGCTACTTCGCGATCCTGCCCGAGGTCGGCGCGATGGGCGGGTACACCTACGCCGCGGGGTTCGGCGACCGCGACGCCCACTTCGTGCTCCCGCTTTTCGACGCCGAGTCGGGGGAGCTGCTCGCGCTCTTGGACGGCGCGTCGATGAACCCGTTCAAAACGGGGGCGACGGGCGCGGTCGGCGTCGACGAGTTGGCCCGCGAGGACGCCCGGACGTGTGCCGTGATCGGGTCCGGCGCACAGGCCAGGGGCCAACTCAAAGCGGCGGCGACGGTCAGGGACTTCGAGGCAGTCCGCGTGTTCTCGCCGACGGCCGACCACAGACGCGCCTTCGCGTCCGAGTTCGACGACCGGTTGTCCGCCGACGTGCGTGCGGTCGAGAGCGCCGCCGCCGCCGCCGACGCTGCCGACGTCGTCCTCACGGCAACGACGGCGACCGATCCGGTCGTCCGCGACGTCGACCTCGACGAGGGCGTCCACGTTACCGCGATGGGCCAGTACGACCGCGGTAAGCGGGAACTCGACGCGGCGACGGTCGCCGGGGCGACCTACGTCCCCGACCTCCGCGAGCGCGCCTTCCAGGACGCCGGGTCGTTCCTCGCAGCCCGCGAGGCCGGGGCCGTCGACGACGACCACGTCCACGCGGAACTCGGGGAGGTCGTGGCCGGCCACAGCCCCGGGAGAACCTCGGCCGACGAAGTCACCGTCTTCGACAGCGGCGGGACGGGGATCGAGACTGTCGCCGCGGCGTGGATGCTCTACGAGCGCGCAACGGCGGAGGGCCTCGGCGAGACGATCGAGTTCGCCCCGGCGAGCGAGGCGCTGACGGGAGAGTGA
- a CDS encoding 2-oxoacid:ferredoxin oxidoreductase subunit beta, producing MSSNVRFTEFKSDKQPTWCPGCGDFGTMNGMMKALAETGNDPDNTFVVAGIGCSGKIGTYMHSYALHGVHGRALPVGTGVKIANPDLEVMVAGGDGDGYSIGAGHFVHAVRRNVDMTYVVMDNRIYGLTKGQFSPTSREDFETSTSPDGTNQQPVNPLALALASGGTFIAQSFSSDSQRHAEIVQEAIEHDGFGFVNVYSPCVTFNDVDTYDYFRDAIVDVGDDDFDHDRTDYDDAKDLILDRDKEYQGVIYQNESSVGYETREGVEEPMTEIPDGAPEDAMDLVREFY from the coding sequence ATGAGTTCCAACGTTCGATTCACCGAGTTCAAATCCGACAAGCAACCGACGTGGTGTCCCGGCTGCGGTGATTTCGGGACGATGAACGGCATGATGAAAGCGCTGGCCGAGACCGGCAACGATCCCGACAACACGTTCGTGGTCGCTGGCATCGGCTGCTCGGGAAAGATCGGCACCTACATGCACAGCTACGCGCTGCACGGTGTTCACGGTCGCGCCCTGCCCGTCGGGACCGGCGTGAAAATCGCCAACCCCGACCTCGAGGTGATGGTCGCCGGCGGCGACGGCGACGGTTACTCCATCGGCGCCGGCCACTTCGTCCACGCGGTCCGGCGAAACGTCGACATGACATACGTCGTCATGGACAACCGCATCTACGGGCTGACCAAAGGGCAGTTCTCCCCGACCTCTCGGGAGGATTTCGAGACCTCGACCTCCCCGGACGGGACGAACCAACAGCCCGTCAACCCCCTCGCACTCGCGCTCGCATCGGGCGGCACCTTCATCGCCCAGTCGTTTTCGTCGGACTCCCAGCGCCACGCCGAGATCGTCCAGGAGGCCATCGAACACGACGGCTTCGGCTTCGTGAACGTCTACTCGCCGTGCGTGACGTTCAACGACGTCGACACCTACGATTACTTCCGGGATGCGATCGTCGACGTCGGCGACGACGACTTCGATCACGACCGCACCGACTACGACGACGCCAAGGATCTCATTCTCGACCGCGACAAGGAGTACCAGGGCGTCATCTACCAAAACGAGAGTTCGGTCGGCTACGAGACACGCGAGGGCGTCGAAGAACCCATGACCGAGATTCCCGACGGCGCCCCCGAAGACGCGATGGACCTCGTCCGCGAGTTCTACTGA
- the sufB gene encoding Fe-S cluster assembly protein SufB, translated as MSSEEHLQETDTEARFEFKKEESSAFETAKGLTEETVRVISEDKNEPEWMLDRRLRALEQFQEMPMPTDWPGQPDLSEVDIDEIVPYIRPDIEARGGADNWEDLPEEIQDTFDKLGIPEAEKNALSGVGAQYESEIVYQNMQERWEDKGVIFCDMDKAVQEHEEIVREYFMTKCVPPSDNKFAALHGAIWSGGSFVYIPEDTTVNMPVQAYFRMNSEGMGQFEHTLIIAEENSEVHYIEGCSAPKYSAFNLHSGGVEVFVKEGAHVQYSTVQNWSKNTYNLNTKRAIAEKDATMEWVSGSMGSKATMLYPSTILKGPGATDNHITIAFAGDGQNIDTGAKVYHNAPNTKSTIESKSISKDGGRTNYRGLVHIADGAEDASTSVECDALMFDNESTSDTMPYMEIEESKVDVAHEATVGKIGDEDVFYLQSRGLDDDDAKQMIVAGFIEPITEELPIEYAVELNRLIELEMEGSLG; from the coding sequence ATGAGTTCCGAAGAACACCTGCAAGAGACCGACACCGAAGCCCGATTCGAATTCAAAAAAGAAGAATCCTCGGCCTTCGAAACTGCGAAAGGCCTCACCGAGGAAACCGTCCGCGTCATCTCCGAGGACAAAAACGAACCCGAATGGATGCTCGACCGGCGCCTCCGCGCCCTCGAGCAGTTCCAGGAAATGCCGATGCCGACCGACTGGCCCGGCCAGCCCGACCTCAGCGAAGTCGATATCGACGAAATCGTCCCCTACATCCGACCCGACATCGAGGCCCGCGGCGGCGCCGACAACTGGGAAGACCTCCCCGAGGAGATCCAAGACACCTTCGACAAACTGGGCATCCCCGAAGCCGAAAAGAACGCCCTCTCCGGCGTCGGCGCCCAGTACGAATCCGAAATCGTCTACCAGAACATGCAGGAACGCTGGGAGGACAAAGGCGTCATCTTCTGTGACATGGACAAAGCCGTCCAAGAACACGAAGAGATCGTCCGAGAGTACTTCATGACCAAATGCGTCCCCCCGAGCGACAACAAATTCGCCGCACTCCACGGCGCCATCTGGTCCGGCGGCTCCTTCGTCTACATCCCCGAGGACACGACCGTCAACATGCCGGTGCAGGCGTACTTCCGGATGAACTCCGAAGGCATGGGCCAGTTCGAACACACCCTCATCATCGCCGAGGAGAACTCCGAAGTCCACTACATCGAGGGCTGTTCGGCGCCGAAATACTCCGCGTTCAACCTCCACTCGGGTGGCGTCGAAGTGTTCGTCAAGGAGGGCGCCCACGTCCAGTACTCGACGGTGCAAAACTGGTCGAAAAACACCTACAACCTGAACACGAAACGCGCCATCGCGGAAAAAGACGCCACGATGGAGTGGGTGTCGGGATCGATGGGGTCGAAAGCGACGATGCTGTACCCCTCGACGATTCTGAAGGGGCCGGGCGCGACCGACAACCACATTACCATCGCGTTTGCGGGCGACGGACAGAACATCGACACGGGCGCGAAGGTGTATCACAACGCGCCGAACACGAAATCGACAATCGAGTCGAAGTCGATTTCGAAGGACGGCGGCCGGACGAACTACCGCGGGCTCGTCCACATCGCCGACGGCGCCGAGGACGCCTCGACGTCCGTCGAGTGTGACGCGTTGATGTTCGACAACGAGTCGACGTCGGACACGATGCCGTACATGGAGATCGAAGAGTCGAAAGTCGACGTCGCCCACGAGGCGACGGTCGGGAAGATCGGCGACGAGGACGTGTTCTATCTCCAATCGCGGGGGCTGGACGACGACGACGCCAAACAGATGATCGTCGCCGGGTTTATCGAGCCGATCACCGAGGAGTTGCCCATCGAGTATGCGGTCGAACTCAACCGGCTCATCGAGCTCGAAATGGAGGGCTCACTCGGGTAA
- a CDS encoding DUF7545 family protein, with protein sequence MPDETVTMRIEGDGEADEVTLPSEMLDLMREDEETDPEIVGDLALFSCAQRIHATVHHAEGGDTEQYREIEETTMDLFEDRFGATYGELTGHDH encoded by the coding sequence ATGCCAGACGAGACAGTCACGATGCGGATCGAAGGCGACGGCGAGGCCGACGAGGTAACGCTGCCGAGCGAGATGCTTGACCTCATGCGCGAGGACGAGGAGACCGACCCAGAGATCGTCGGCGACCTCGCGCTCTTTTCGTGTGCCCAGCGCATCCACGCGACGGTTCATCACGCCGAAGGCGGCGACACCGAGCAGTATCGGGAGATCGAGGAGACGACGATGGATCTGTTCGAGGACCGCTTCGGCGCGACGTACGGCGAGTTGACCGGTCACGACCACTAG
- a CDS encoding NAD(P)/FAD-dependent oxidoreductase, with the protein MTDDTEHRRLVVAGSGIAGLSAAIYAARSNNDPLVLEGPEPGGQLTLTTDVANYPGFPEGIGGPELINDMKAQAEQFGAEIDTGVIVDVDPGTPHRIELRDGTVYTADALIAASGASARTLGVPGEDELMGYGVSTCATCDGAFFRGEDMIVVGGGDAACEEATFLTKFADTVYVVHRREEFRAEDYWIDRVREHEADGDIEVLINTELLEIEGSAEAGVESVTLARNPEGHPTEKLDDPDTERFEMDVGAVFMAIGHTPNTGYLEGTGVELDEAGYIETLGGSGGSQTRTGVEGIFGAGDVVDFHYQQAITAGGMGSKAAIDADTYLEDIEREGEAAADPAAADD; encoded by the coding sequence ATGACAGACGACACAGAACACCGACGCCTCGTCGTCGCTGGCTCCGGGATTGCGGGGCTGTCGGCGGCGATCTACGCCGCGCGTTCGAATAACGACCCGCTGGTGCTCGAAGGCCCCGAACCCGGCGGCCAGCTCACGCTGACCACCGACGTCGCCAACTACCCCGGCTTCCCCGAGGGGATCGGCGGGCCGGAACTGATAAACGACATGAAAGCCCAAGCCGAGCAGTTCGGCGCTGAGATCGACACCGGCGTCATCGTCGACGTCGATCCGGGAACTCCCCACCGGATCGAACTCCGGGACGGCACCGTCTACACCGCCGACGCGCTCATCGCGGCCTCGGGCGCGTCCGCCCGGACGCTCGGCGTGCCCGGCGAGGACGAACTCATGGGCTACGGCGTCTCGACGTGTGCGACCTGCGACGGGGCCTTCTTCCGCGGCGAGGACATGATCGTCGTCGGCGGCGGCGACGCGGCCTGCGAGGAGGCGACGTTCCTCACGAAGTTCGCCGACACCGTCTACGTCGTCCACCGCCGCGAGGAGTTCCGCGCGGAGGACTACTGGATCGATCGGGTCCGCGAACACGAGGCCGACGGCGACATCGAGGTGTTGATCAACACCGAACTGCTCGAGATCGAGGGCTCCGCCGAGGCGGGCGTCGAGTCGGTGACGCTCGCGCGAAACCCGGAGGGCCACCCCACGGAGAAACTCGACGACCCCGACACCGAGCGATTCGAGATGGACGTCGGCGCGGTGTTCATGGCGATCGGCCACACGCCGAACACCGGCTACCTCGAGGGCACCGGCGTCGAGTTGGACGAGGCCGGCTACATCGAGACGCTCGGTGGGTCGGGCGGCAGCCAGACCCGGACGGGCGTCGAGGGTATCTTCGGGGCGGGCGACGTGGTCGATTTCCACTACCAGCAGGCCATCACCGCAGGCGGAATGGGATCGAAGGCCGCCATCGATGCCGACACCTACCTCGAGGACATCGAACGGGAGGGCGAGGCGGCGGCCGACCCCGCCGCGGCGGACGACTGA
- a CDS encoding efflux RND transporter permease subunit encodes MSDDSTPLRDRLERIGRFSAANRRVIFAVVAVLIVASMGIAATSVYMSLGMELYIDDDSQVNQDWQEVKADDEFDVGNAVYVAVETDQLYDPETIRAIDRLDGRYTSADEFTSVTSLADVVRAGNGGEIPETQRGVRAAIDRTASMDPSAERLVTNLNPDPQTAFVIATYGEVDVPDAEDQYFGFLPGTEGGVVSETVADETDATWLPPHVDVTITGTPVFETAAFGLMLPEMVQLFAIAFAIIFTIVFLVMRGRVERTWEVALPLSTAIVALIYMLGMMGIVGFQFNAIMLGVLPIALGLGIDFSLQLHTRYIEERENGREPVDAAGAAARTTGNTLLLAMATTSIGLGALLVSAVPPTRQLGATAAFGVVAATALSLTYLVALLVHFDDGAYDTAATDGSGNDAGEATAADGRLERLVDGGSKAIAASPIVVLLVMVAAIGGGAAVYHDVPTTQEMLDYWPDIEEREDLEDLQDTAESPNVMYVTVEGIDTYSPATFRRASAFETAIEDHDDVNAAMSAVSATEMAAGGIPESRARLLETVDQQAENELLPIDSRSQTPNKILIQLFVGDVKGEEVRHLIDDIEAEGEWHFGTERVAVTGKPVVNRNVIENVTSGRDPMTLLSFGMAFLFLTAALRSARESALLIVSVAVSAVMLISMMMYLFEIPWNPLTVATGSIALGAGITYGIHVHERFKEEMFARGAAPKAAMREAMVKKSRPVIGSGTTTLFGFGVLGISEFPVLANFGIAVALAMTFALVTSFVFLPAAALTLATRTDAYNR; translated from the coding sequence ATGAGCGACGACAGCACACCACTACGTGATCGACTGGAGCGAATCGGCCGCTTCTCGGCGGCGAACCGCCGTGTGATCTTCGCCGTCGTCGCCGTGTTGATCGTCGCCTCGATGGGCATCGCGGCCACCTCTGTGTACATGAGCCTGGGGATGGAGCTGTACATCGACGACGACTCCCAGGTCAACCAGGACTGGCAGGAGGTCAAGGCGGACGACGAGTTCGACGTCGGCAACGCGGTGTACGTCGCCGTCGAGACCGACCAGCTGTACGATCCCGAGACGATCCGGGCTATCGACCGTCTCGACGGCCGCTACACCTCGGCCGACGAGTTCACCTCGGTAACGAGCCTCGCGGACGTCGTCCGGGCCGGCAACGGCGGCGAGATACCGGAGACTCAACGCGGCGTTCGGGCCGCGATCGACCGCACCGCGTCGATGGACCCGAGTGCCGAGCGCCTCGTGACGAACCTGAACCCGGACCCACAGACGGCGTTCGTCATCGCGACCTACGGCGAGGTGGACGTTCCGGACGCCGAGGACCAGTACTTCGGGTTCCTGCCGGGTACCGAAGGCGGTGTGGTCTCGGAGACCGTCGCCGACGAGACCGACGCGACGTGGCTCCCGCCGCACGTCGACGTGACCATCACCGGGACGCCGGTGTTCGAAACCGCCGCCTTCGGGCTGATGCTGCCCGAGATGGTCCAGCTGTTCGCGATCGCCTTTGCGATCATCTTCACCATCGTGTTTCTCGTCATGCGCGGACGGGTCGAACGGACCTGGGAGGTGGCGTTGCCCCTCTCGACCGCGATCGTCGCGTTGATCTACATGCTGGGCATGATGGGGATCGTCGGCTTCCAGTTCAACGCCATCATGCTCGGGGTGTTACCCATCGCGCTCGGGCTGGGGATCGACTTCAGCCTCCAGTTGCACACCCGCTACATCGAGGAGCGCGAGAACGGGCGCGAGCCCGTCGATGCCGCCGGAGCCGCAGCCCGGACGACCGGCAACACGCTGTTGCTCGCGATGGCGACCACGTCGATCGGCTTGGGGGCGCTTTTGGTGTCGGCGGTGCCACCCACCCGCCAGCTCGGCGCGACCGCCGCCTTCGGCGTCGTCGCCGCGACCGCACTCTCGCTTACGTACCTCGTCGCGCTGTTGGTCCACTTCGACGACGGCGCCTACGACACGGCGGCGACCGACGGATCCGGGAACGACGCCGGCGAGGCGACCGCCGCCGACGGGCGGCTCGAACGGCTCGTCGACGGCGGCTCGAAGGCCATCGCCGCCTCGCCGATCGTAGTGTTGCTCGTCATGGTGGCCGCTATCGGCGGCGGCGCCGCGGTGTATCACGACGTGCCGACGACACAGGAGATGCTCGACTACTGGCCGGACATCGAGGAGCGCGAGGACCTCGAGGACCTCCAGGACACCGCCGAGAGCCCGAACGTGATGTACGTCACCGTCGAAGGGATCGACACCTACTCGCCGGCGACGTTCCGGCGGGCCTCGGCGTTCGAGACGGCGATCGAAGACCATGACGACGTCAACGCCGCGATGAGTGCCGTGAGCGCGACCGAGATGGCCGCTGGCGGGATTCCGGAGAGCCGCGCGCGGCTACTCGAGACCGTCGACCAGCAGGCCGAAAACGAGCTCCTGCCGATCGACTCCCGTTCGCAGACGCCGAACAAGATCCTCATCCAGCTGTTCGTCGGCGACGTCAAGGGCGAGGAGGTCAGACACCTCATCGACGACATCGAGGCCGAAGGGGAGTGGCACTTCGGCACCGAGCGCGTCGCGGTCACTGGAAAGCCGGTCGTCAACCGAAACGTCATCGAGAACGTCACCTCGGGGCGGGATCCGATGACCCTCCTGAGCTTCGGGATGGCGTTTCTGTTCTTGACGGCCGCGCTCCGGTCGGCCCGCGAGTCGGCGCTTTTGATCGTCAGTGTCGCCGTCAGCGCCGTGATGCTCATCTCGATGATGATGTATCTCTTCGAGATCCCGTGGAACCCCCTGACCGTCGCCACGGGGTCGATCGCGCTCGGAGCCGGGATCACCTACGGGATCCACGTTCACGAACGGTTCAAAGAGGAAATGTTCGCCCGCGGGGCCGCCCCCAAAGCGGCGATGCGGGAGGCGATGGTCAAGAAATCCCGCCCGGTCATCGGTTCGGGGACGACGACGCTGTTCGGCTTCGGCGTCCTCGGCATCTCGGAGTTCCCCGTCCTCGCGAACTTCGGGATCGCGGTCGCGCTCGCGATGACGTTCGCGCTCGTGACCTCGTTCGTGTTCCTCCCGGCGGCCGCGCTGACGCTCGCGACGCGGACGGACGCCTACAATCGATGA
- a CDS encoding COG1361 S-layer family protein encodes MSERTDGEDGDLGYRVLAAVVGLAVVSSLLVSGVAGSVGAQGAAGGDPDLEVFAPDPTLTPGTSTQLDLQIANDAEADFGTAQDRDRVTVARNVRIDVDADDAPITVESGRHSVGSVSENRPTTAPIAVDVPEGASPGTYDIDVELEYSYTSGYFPRGEVEYDRTRTVTRTVEIEIDDGPRFALSSAGDAAVQISETGTVAVEIENIGAEPARNVALRLESVSSMLTFGERAGDTARIDHLAPGETKSVAYEVSVAPDAPDRTYELDGTVRYTDPDGIRGYDDDGLSVGVGAIAEQSFSMTAEETTLHADEEGDVAVTITNEGPVTARDVSISLASEYPNVRLLENAVSAGTLAPGESATVDLPFDLGREADPVSKTLDMNVGYRTADGEHRVDPDHSLVVDIQERRDAFLVEITDATITADSSRLVEVTVTNNRDQRLTDVEAKLGASDPLDSDDDEGYVEALDPGETTTMTFELSATGDANPKTYSVAMDVRYDDEKGKTKMSSVYRLPVEVEASGGVLPFWLAPGGLLSLVAVGGIVYSRRRQGNTPGN; translated from the coding sequence ATGAGCGAGCGGACCGACGGGGAAGACGGGGACCTCGGCTACCGGGTGCTCGCTGCCGTCGTCGGCCTCGCCGTCGTCAGTTCGCTTCTCGTCTCCGGGGTCGCCGGAAGCGTCGGCGCACAGGGCGCGGCGGGCGGCGACCCCGACCTCGAGGTGTTCGCCCCCGATCCCACGCTGACGCCGGGGACGAGTACCCAACTCGACCTGCAGATCGCGAACGACGCCGAGGCCGACTTCGGCACCGCGCAGGACCGCGATCGAGTGACGGTCGCCCGAAACGTCCGGATCGACGTCGACGCCGACGACGCGCCGATAACCGTCGAATCGGGCCGTCACTCGGTCGGCAGCGTCTCCGAGAACCGACCCACGACCGCGCCCATCGCCGTCGACGTTCCCGAGGGCGCCAGCCCCGGCACGTACGATATCGACGTCGAACTCGAGTACTCCTACACGTCCGGGTATTTCCCGCGCGGCGAGGTCGAATACGACCGCACGCGGACTGTCACCCGAACCGTCGAGATCGAGATCGACGACGGTCCCCGGTTCGCGCTGTCGAGCGCCGGGGACGCCGCCGTCCAAATCAGCGAAACCGGAACGGTCGCCGTCGAGATCGAGAACATCGGCGCTGAACCGGCCCGAAACGTCGCGTTACGGCTCGAGTCTGTGAGCTCAATGCTCACATTTGGCGAGCGAGCGGGGGACACCGCCCGGATCGACCACCTCGCCCCCGGCGAGACGAAATCCGTCGCCTACGAGGTCAGCGTCGCCCCCGATGCCCCCGACCGAACGTACGAACTCGACGGCACCGTCAGGTACACCGACCCCGACGGTATTCGGGGATACGACGACGACGGCCTCTCGGTCGGCGTCGGGGCGATCGCCGAGCAGAGCTTCTCGATGACCGCCGAGGAAACGACGTTGCACGCCGACGAGGAGGGCGACGTCGCGGTGACGATCACCAACGAGGGACCGGTGACTGCCCGCGACGTGTCCATCAGCCTCGCCAGCGAGTACCCGAACGTCCGGCTACTCGAGAACGCCGTCTCGGCCGGCACGCTCGCACCCGGCGAGTCAGCGACGGTCGATCTCCCGTTCGACCTCGGCCGCGAGGCCGACCCCGTCTCGAAGACGCTCGATATGAACGTCGGCTACCGAACCGCCGACGGTGAGCACCGGGTCGACCCCGATCACTCGCTCGTCGTCGATATCCAGGAGCGCCGAGACGCCTTCCTCGTCGAAATAACCGACGCGACCATCACGGCGGATTCCTCGCGACTCGTGGAGGTGACAGTGACGAACAACCGCGATCAGCGCCTCACCGACGTCGAAGCGAAGCTCGGGGCCAGCGACCCCCTCGACAGCGACGACGACGAGGGGTACGTCGAAGCGCTCGATCCCGGCGAGACGACCACCATGACGTTCGAGCTCTCGGCCACCGGCGACGCCAACCCAAAGACCTACTCGGTCGCGATGGACGTCCGCTACGACGACGAGAAGGGCAAGACCAAGATGTCGAGCGTCTACCGCCTGCCCGTCGAGGTCGAGGCGAGCGGCGGCGTGTTGCCGTTTTGGCTCGCTCCCGGCGGCCTGCTCTCGCTCGTCGCCGTCGGCGGCATCGTCTACTCGCGGCGGCGTCAGGGGAACACCCCCGGGAACTGA